The sequence TCTATTTTTTCTCCCAATTCATCATGATATATTCTGGCTTTCATATTAATTAAATCCACTACTCCTATAAAATTATCTTCTTTTCCTATAGGCAGCTCAATAGGAACCGGATGAGCCTTTAGCCTTTCTTTAATCATCCTTACAGCTCTATAAAAATCTGCACCAAGTATATCCATCTTATTTATAAAAGCTATCCTGGGTACATGATACTTATCTGCCTGATGCCATACAGCTTCCGATTGAGGTTCTACTCCTCCTTTAGCACAGAAAAGCGCAACCGCACCATCGAGAACACGAAGGGATCGTTCCACTTCCACCGTAAAGTCAACATGCCCTGGTGTGTCTATAATATTAATTCTATGATCTTTCCAGTAGCAAGTAGTAGCAGCAGATGTAATTGTTATTCCTCTTTCCTGTTCTTGTTCCATCCAATCCATTTGGGCAGCTCCATCATGAGTCTCCCCTATCTTGTGAATTTTCCCTGTATAAAAAAGCATTCTCTCCGTAGTGGTAGTTTTACCTGCATCTATATGAGCCATTATTCCGATATTACGTGTTTTCTCTAAGGGTAATTCTCTAGGCACAGTATTCTCCTCCTTTCTGTAACTGATACCTTACTATTAACTATAAACAAATTCACATTACCAACGATAGTGAGCAAAAGCCTTGTTAGCTTCAGCCATCTTATGCATATCTTCTCTTTTCTTAACACTGGACCCTGTATTATTAGCCGCATCCATTATCTCTTTTGCCAGTCTTTCTATCATTGTTTTTTCTCCACGATTTCTTGAGTAAGAAACAAGCCATCGGATAGCTAATGTTTCTCTTCTATCTTGCCTTACTTCTATTGGTACTTGATAAGTTGCACCACCAATACGCCTTGCCTTAACTTCCAATACAGGCATGATATTGTTCATGGCCTTATAAAATATTTCCATAGGATCTTCTCCCGTCTTTTCTTTAATGTAATCAAAAGCTCCATAAACAATACCTTGGGCAACTCCTTTTTTCCCATCCAACATAACCTTATTTATCAATTTTGTTATAATAATGTCATTATATATTGGATCTGGCATTACTTCTTTCTTTGGAATATATCCTTTTCTTGGCACTTTAACTTCCCTCCTTAACCATAAAATAGTTGATTCATTGGTACTCAACAGTCAACCTGCTGACGTGCACAAAAATGCATCTATATAAAAGGTATTCATACTACCTCTGCATTTTAAGCACAATTATTTTTTGGGCTTTTTAGCTCCATACTTGGATCTGCCCTGCATTCTTTTATCCACTCCGGCTGTATCCAACGTTCCTCTTACAATATGGTACCTAACTCCAGGTAAATCCTTAACTCTTCCACCTCTTACAAGAACAACACTATGCTCCTGTAAATTATGACCTATTCCCGGAATATAAGCTGTTACTTCAATACCATTTATAAGTCTTACTCTGGCAACCTTTCTCAATGCTGAGTTAGGCTTCTTAGGAGTAACCGTTTTAACAGCAGTGCAAACTCCTCTTCTTTGAGGCGAATTAACTACATTTGTTCTTTTATTTAAAGAATTGAAATTTACACTTAGCGCAGGAGATTTTGATTTATATTTAACATCTTCTCTGCCCTTTCTTATAAGTTGATTTATCGTAGGCATATGAACACCTCCTTTTAATTAGAATCTATTTAAGTAACGCAGCAACTGCTGCATTAACATCAATATTACATATTTCTCCTAATTCTTTCATTGTATCTATATAAACAATGTCTATTTGCTTTTCTTTGCATAATATTTCTACAGGACTTGTTACTCTTTGTTCTGCATCTTTCGCAATATATACAGTTTGAACTTTATCAGAATTTAAAGCTCTTTTAACTTGTTTTATTCCTACAATTCTTTTATTCTGATTTAAATTCGCTGCCATAATATTCCTCCTTTTAAACATCTTAAAGATTATGTGGATAAATCCACATAATCTTTAATGTAAAAGAATTCATCTTAAATTTAACACTAATACATTTTACCATCAGTTAGTTTGGCTGTCAACAATATTTTCATCCACCATATTTTCATTTGTATTCGGAGATTCATCTACTTTCTCTTCAGTAGGTACTATCTCAATTTCTTTATACCTCTTCATTCCAGTTCCTGCCGGTATCAATTTCCCTATTATTACATTCTCCTTAAGCCCTATGAGATGATCCTCTTTTCCTTTTATTGCAGCATCTGTTAGAACTCTTGTGGTCTCTTGGAAACTTGCAGCCGATAGGAAAGAATCCGTTGCCAATGAAGCTTTTGTGATTCCAAGTAAAGCTCGTTTTCCTGTGGCGGGTTTGCCTCCAAATTTCTCAGTATCATTATTGCTATTTTCAAATTCATGAATATTAACAAGACTTCCCGGTAACATATCCGTATCTCCTGAATCCTCAACTTTTACCTTATTAAGCATCTGCCTTACTATTATTTCAATATGCTTATCATTTATATCAACACCTTGAAGTCTGTATACTCTTTGAACTTCCTTTACCAGATAGTTTTCAACTCCCACAACTCCTTTTATTTTCAATATGTCATGAGGATTTAAACTTCCTTCTGTAATTTCATCTCCTGCCTCTAAGAAATCTCCCGTTCTTACCTTAAGCCTGGAACCATAAGGTATACTGTAAGCTTTGGTTGTGCCATCCTTGGATGTTACCACTGCTTCCTTTTTCTTCTTTGTTTCATTTATTGTTACCTCTCCGGATATCTCCGAAATTTGAGCTAATCCTTTCGGCTTTCTCGCCTCAAATAATTCTTCGACCCTTGGGAGACCTTGTGTAATATCTGCACCAGCAACTCCTCCCGTATGGAAAGTACGCATAGTAAGTTGGGTACCAGGCTCTCCTATAGACTGAGCCGCAACTATTCCTACGGATTCTCCGATATTCACCTCATTACCTGTGGCAAGGTTTCTTCCATAACATTTAGCACAAACTCCGTGACGTGTTTTACAACTGAGGACGGATCTTATTTTTACTTCTTCTAAACCACAATCTTGTATTTTTTTCGCTGTACTTTCACTTATCATTTCATCTTTGCTTACTATTAGTTCTTTTGTAACGGGATCTAAGATATCTTCAAAGGAATATCTGCCAGTTATTCTGTCCTTAAGGTCTTCAATAACTTCCTTTCCATCCTTGAAGGCTTTAGCTATTATATATTGATCTGTGCCGCAATCTTCCTCTCTTACTATAACGTCTTGGCTTACATCTACAAGTCTCCTTGTCAGATATCCAGAATCCGCAGTTCTAAGAGCTGTATCTGCCAATCCCTTTCTGGAACCATGGGTAGAAATAAAGAATTCCAACACACTGAGGCCCTCTCTAAAATTAGCCTTAATAGGTATCTCCACAGTTTTACCTGAAGCACTGGCCATAAGTCCTCTCATTCCCGCTAACTGTCTTATTTGATTTTTGCTTCCTCTTGCTCCTGAGTGAGCCATTATAAATATGTTATTCATTCTGTCCATACCATTCATTAATGCATCCGTTACGTCTTCTGTAGTTTTATTCCATACTTCTATTACCTTCTCATATCTTTCTTCTTCAGAAATAAGTCCTCTCCTATAGGATTTCTCAAGCTTATCTACTTCGGCTTCTGCTTTAGCAATTAATTCTTCCTTTTCCTTTGGCACTACTACGTCATCCATACCTACGCTAATAGCTCCTATAGTAGAATAATGAAAACCTACAGATTTTATATGATCAAGGACCGTTGCGGTAACACTGTTTCCATGTTTTTCATAACATTTTTCAATAATACTGCCCAGTTTTTTCTTATCTACCAAAGTATCTAACTCCAAAGAATATTTATCCTTTGTCCTGTCTACGAAACCTAAATCTTGAGGTATGTGTTCATTAAATATGAACCTTCCTACGGTACTCTCTACTAATTTGCCTCTTTTATCTTCATCATTCAATCTCATTCTTACCTTAACTACAGCATGGATTCCCACATCTTTATTGAAATAAGCATGAATCATTTCATCATAATCTTTAAAGATTTTTCCTGTCCCTTTTTCTCCAGGGTTATCTACTGTCAAATAATAACTTCCAAGAACCATGTCCTGAGTAGGAATAGTTATAGGCTTACCATCTTTAGGAGCCAATATATTATTCACAGAAAGCATAAGAAGTCTTGCTTCTGCTTGAGCCTCTGTCGACAGCGGAACATGGACTGCCATTTGATCTCCGTCAAAATCAGCATTATATGGTGTACATGCTAAAGGATGTAATTTAATAGCTTTTCCTTCCACGAGAACAGGTTCAAAAGCCTGAATTCCAAGCCTATGAAGAGTAGGAGCACGATTTAACAATACCGGATGATCTTTTATAACTGCATCCAATACATCCCATACTGCCGGTTTAACTCTTTCAACCATTCTTTTGGCACTTTTAATATTGTGAGCATATCCCTGCTCTACAAGTTCTTTCATAACAAAAGGTTTAAACAACTCTAAAGCCATTTTCTTGGGAAGTCCGCATTGATAGAATTTTAATTCAGGCCCTACCACTATAACGCTTCTTCCTGAATAATCCACTCGTTTGCCTAAAAGGTTTTGTCTAAATCTTCCCTGTTTTCCTTTAAGCATATCCGAAAGGGACTTAAGAGGCCTGTTCCCAGGACCCGTTACCGGCCTTCCTCTTCTGCCATTATCAATTAAAGCATCGACTGCCTCTTGAAGCATTCTCTTTTCATTTCTTACTATAATATCGGGTGCACCCAAATCAAGAAGTCTTTTAAGCCTATTATTTCTGTTTATAACTCTTCTATACAAATCGTTTAAATCTGATGTTGCAAATCTTCCTCCGTCCAACTGAACCATCGGTCTCAAATCCGGAGGAATAACAGGTACAGCCTCAAGTATCATCCATTCAGGTCTGTTCCCTGATTTTCTAAAAGCCTCTACCACTTCCAGTCTCCTTATTATTCTGATTCTTTTTTGACCGGTAGCATCTTTAAGTTGAATTTTTAGCTCCTTAGATTCTTTATCCAAATCGATCTTCGAAAGAAGTTCTTCAATAGCTTCAGCTCCCATTAAAGCTTTAAATCTATTGCCATATTTCTCAAGAGCTTCTCTATATTCCACTTCTGTCAGCAATTGTTTTTCTGACAATGAAGTATCCCCCGGATTTACAACAATATATGCTGCAAAATATAGAACTTTTTCAAGAGCTCGCGGCGACATATCCAACATAAGCCCCATTCGGCTCGGAATCCCTTTAAAATACCAGATATGAGATACAGGAGCCGCCAGTTCAATATGTCCCATTCTTTCTCTTCTAACCTTTGATTTAGTTACTTCAACTCCACATCTGTCACAAACAACGCCTTTGTATCTTACTCTCTTATATTTACCGCAGTGACATTCCCAATCCTTTGTAGGACCAAATATCTTTTCACAAAACAGTCCTTCCTTTTCGGGTTTTAAAGTTCTGTAATTGATTGTCTCAGGCTTTTTAACCTCTCCCTTTGACCACTGTCTGATTTTATCCGGAGAAGCAAGACCAATTCTAATTGAGTCAAAATTATTTAATTCAAACAAGGAGCGATCTCTCCTTTCTATAATAAAGTTTAAAACTTTATATAAATTAATATAATTGATAAATTATATATTATTGTCATCATCAAAATCTAAAGAATAATCTTCATCATCGTCAAAATCCTCATCTTGTTCTTCTTCATCCTTAGCTATTTTATCATCTTCAGTTACTTTATTTTCATCAATATCTTCTCCTATTAAATCCAAATCTTCTACATCATCATCTGTTGATTCCTTTATCTCTATCTCTTTATCTTCCTCAGTCAACACCTTTACATCTAAAGCTAAGCTTTGTAATTCTTTAATTAACACTTTAAAAGATTCAGGAACACCAGGTTCCGGAATATTTTCTCCTTTAACTATTGATTCATAAGTCTTGACACGCCCTACTACATCATCCGATTTTACAGTGAGTATTTCCTGCAAAGTATGAGATGCTCCGTAAGCTTCCAGTGCCCAAACTTCCATTTCTCCAAATCTTTGGCCTCCAAACTGAGCTTTTCCTCCAAGAGGTTGCTGTGTCACTAAAGAATAAGGTCCGGTAGATCTTGCATGAATTTTATCATCAACAAGATGATGAAGTTTAAGCATATACATATAACCTACTGTTACGGGATTGTTAAAATATTCACCGGTTCTTCCATCTCTTAATAAAATCTTCCCATTTTCAGGATAACCGGCTTTTACTAAAGCATCTATTATATCCTGCTCATTAGCTCCGTCAAAAACCGGAGTTGCTACCTTCCAGCCAAGTTTTTTAGCTGCAAGTCCCAGATGAACTTCCAGTACTTGCCCCAAATTCATACGAGAAGGAACTCCTAACGGATTAAGAACCACTTCAATAGGTGTACCATCGGGGAGATAAGGCATATCCTCTTCAGGAAGTATTCTTGAAATAACACCTTTATTTCCGTGTCTTCCACACATTTTATCTCCAACATTTATCTTTCTCTTTGTAGATATATAAACTCTAACCATTTGGTTTACTCCCGGAGATAGCTCATCGCCATTTTCTCTGGTAAATATTTTAACATCTAATATTATTCCTGTTTCACCATGAGGTACTCTTAAGGAAGTATCTCTGACTTCTCTTGCCTTTTCTCCAAATATTGCTCTAAGAAGTCTTTCTTCGGCCGTTAACTCCGTTTCACCCTTAGGGGTTACTTTCCCCACTAATATATCTCCCGACTTAACTTCCGCTCCTATTCGGATTACTCCCCTTTCATCCAAATCCTTAAGCATATCTTCTCCAACATTTGGAATATCTCTTGTTATCTCTTCAGGACCAAGTTTTGTATCTCTTGCCTCTGTCTCATATTCTTCTATATGAATTGAGGTAAGAATGTCTTCCTTAACTAACTTTTCACTTACAAGAACGGCATCCTCATAGTTATATCCTTCCCACGTCATAAAAGCAACAAGAAGATTTTTTCCTAAAGCGATTTCGCCATTATCAGTACTTGGGCCATCAGCTATTACCTGACCTTTTCCTATCCTTTCATCCTGACAAACTATAGGTCGTTGATTAATACACGTCCCCTGATTAGAACGTTTAAACTTCAACAGCTTATATCTGTCGACCTGGCCATCTTCGTCTCTTTTAATCAAAATTTCGTCTGAACTCGCCTTCGTGACAACACCTTTATGGCGAGCAATTGATACTACTCCGGAATCTCTTGCTGCCTTATATTCAATTCCCGTTCCTATTATAGGTGATTCGGTTTTTAATAGCGGAACAGCCTGACGCTGCATGTTCGCTCCCATCAGAGCCCTATTTGCATCATCATTTTCCAGGAAAGGAATCATGGCAGTTCCTACCGATACAATTTGCTTAGGAGATACATCCATGAAGTTTACTTCACTACTTGGAAATATATCAATAACACCCATTTTGCCTCTGGCTATTACCCTCTTATTTACAAATCTGCCTTCTTCATCTAAAACTTCATTTGACTGAGCAATTATATATTCATCTTCTTCATCAGCGGTTAAATAAACTATTTCATCAGTAACTACTCCTCTTTTACTGTCCACTTTTCTGTAAGGAGCTTCTATAAAACCATATTCATTAATTCTGGCATAAGTAGTTAAAGATGTAATAAGTCCTATGTTAGGTCCTTCTGGAGTTTCTATAGGACACATTCTCCCATAATGAGAATGATGAACATCTCTTACTTCAAATCCCGCTCTGTCCCTGCTAAGACCTCCCGGCCCTAATGCAGACATTCGCCTCTTATGAGTTAATTCCGCTAAAGGATTAGTTTGGTCCATGAACTGGGATAATTGACTGCTTCCAAAAAACTCTTTAATCGAAGCTACTACGGGCCTTATATTGATTAACGCCTGAGGCGTGGCTACATCTATATCTTGTATAGTCATTCTTTCTCTAACTACTCTTTCCATTCTGGAAAGCCCAATTCTAAACTGATTCTGAAGCAGCTCTCCAACGGAACGAAGTCTTCTATTGCCTAAATGGTCAATATCGTCAGTATTTCCTATTCCAAAGAATAAATTAAATTCATAACTTATACTTGCCAGTATGTCGTCAAAAGTAATATGTTTTGGGGAAAGCTCTCTGTGTTTCTCCTCCATTGCCTGTTTCAATTCTGTAGGATCTTTATAATTATTCATAAGTTCTTTCATTGTGGTATAATGAATTTTTCCTTTTAATCCAATATCATCAGTACTAAAGGGTAAATTAAATGCTTTTATATCTACAAAATTATTTCCCAAAACTCTTACCGGTCTTTCATCTTCGCTCATTATATCTACTTTATTTATTCCTCGGTTTTCTATCTCAATTGCTTTTTCCCTGTTAATCATTTCGCCTCTTCCGACGACTATTTCTCCCGTTTGAAAATCTATAACATTTTCAAAGGCTTTTCTTCCTGCAATACGATTGCGAAGAGCTAACTTTTTATTAAATTTATATCTTCCCACTTTGGCCAAGTCATATCTTTTGGAATCGAAAAACAAGTTGTTCAGCAATGTACTGGCACTTTCAACTGTCGGAGGTTCTCCCGGTCTTAACTTCTTATATATTTCTATTAATGCTTCTTCTTCAGATTTAGTATTATCCTTTTCAATTGTTCTCAAAACCTGTTCGGTTTCTCCAAGATATTCAATTATTTCCACATTGCTGTTAATCCCTAAAGCTCTTAAAAAAGTAGTAATAGGGAGCTTTCTCGTTCTATCAATTCTAACATATATAACGTCATTAGAATCTGTCTCATACTCAAGCCACGCTCCTCTGTTAGGTATAACAGTAGATGAATAAAGTTTTTTCCCTACTTTATCAAATTCATCTGCAAAATAAACTCCCGGAGATCTTACCAACTGACTAACTACAACTCTCTCGGCTCCATTAATAATAAACGTACCTTTTTCCGTCATCAACGGAAATTCACCCATGAATACTTCTTGTTCTTTAACTTCTCCTGTTTCTTTATTTATAAGCCTAACTTTTACTTTTAAAGGTATAGAATAATTTACATCCCTCTCTCTTGCTTCCTCTTCACTGTACTTAGGTTCTTCATCCATATCATAATCTACAAATTCAAGTATTAAATTACCTGTATAGTCCTGTATCGGAGAAATGTCCTCAAATACTTCCTTCAGCCCCTCTTTTAAAAACCACTCATAGGAGCTTCTTTGAACCTCAATCAAATCTGGCAGTTCTAATACTTCCTTAATTCTTGAATAACTCATTCTTTCACACTTACCATATGTAACAGGACTTACCATTAAATTTTCACCCCTTATTAAAACTAAAATAGCCAAAAGTATTGGTTACTTTTGGTAATCTGTGTTGAGAGTATATCTATTATAGTATTGACAAGTGCGTAATTATTTATACAACCTATTTATTTTTTCGACTATTATGCATCTTTTTATATTACCACTATTAAGTAAAGATGTCAAGTTGATTTATTCAATATTTTTGAACAATAAAAAAGGCTTCTATATAAGCATTAATATATTTAGAAAGCCTTTTTTAAACTCATTTAACGGAAAATATACACTAAGGTATATATGATTCCCCTATGGGTTATAAAAGAACTCTCAATATTGAGAGTTCTTTTATATAATAATTTATTTTAACTCTACCGTAGCTCCTACTTCTTCTAACTTGGTCTTAATTTGTTCAGCCTCATCCTTCGCTACTCCTTCTTTAACCGGCTTTGGAGCACCATCTACCAAGTCCTTAGCTTCTTTTAATCCCAATCCAGTAATTTCTCTTACAACTTTTATAACTTTAATCTTTTGTGCTCCTATTTCGGAAAGAATTACATCAAATTCCGTCTTTTCTTCTGCTGCCGGAGCTGCTCCTCCTGCTGCCGGTGCGGCTGCAACTGCTACCGGTGCGGCTGCACTTACTCCAAACTCCTCTTCCAATGCTTTAACTAATTCTGATAATTCTAAAACCGTAAGGTTTTTAACTTCCTCAATTAAATTTGATACTTTTTCACTTGCCATTTATATATTCCCTCCATCATAATTTTTTATTTAATTTATGCACTTTGTTTTTCCTGTTCTTCCTTTATTGCATTTAAAGTATATACAAGATTTCTAATATTTCCTTGAAGTACATTAACAAATCCCGTTATCGGAGCGTTAAATCCTCCAAGTACCTTTGAAATAAGTACCTCTTTTGATGGCAGAGTTGCTAAAGCTTTAATATCATCTGCCCCTATTATTTTGCCATCTAATATTCCGGCTTTTATTTCCAGATTATCATGATCCTTTGCAAAATCTTGAGTAACTTTTGCCGCCTGAACAGGATCTTCTAAACTGAAAACAACTCCATTAGGTCCATTTAAATATTGGTTAAATTCCTCATACCCTGTATCTTTAAAAGCAAATTTCATAAGAGTATTTTTATATACCTTATAATCCACTTTAGAGTCTCTGCAATTTTTTCTTAGCTGAGTAATTTCTTCAACATTTAATCCCCTATAATTAACTATGACTATACTTTTGGCGTTATTAATTTTCCCTTTTATTTCTTCAACTATCTCTTTTTTCTTTTGAAGTACTTCTTCTTTCATCTGTCTCACCTCCTCAGAATCCGTTAATCTTTAAAATAAAAAGGCCTCTTCGCAGATACGGAAGAGACCCTAATCTCACAGATCAGTTTATCTCACCTCGGTAGGATTTTTAAACCCATAAGTCCCTACTGTCTACGGCTTAAATATTACATAATTATTAAGCTATATAAATTAAACAACAAAATTGTATCAATAAGATACATTCCTGTCAATAGTTATTCCATAAATTTCTGAGTGTTTAACTTGATTCCAGGACCCATAGTGCTGGAAATAACAATACTTTTTAAATATCTTCCCTTTGATGCGGCAGGCTTTGCTTTAATAACAGCTTCCATTATAGCATCTAAATTCTCCTTCAACTTTTCATCTCCAAAGGATTTCTTTCCTATAGGAACATGAATAATACTTGTTTTATCAACTCTGTATTCTACCTTTCCGGCTTTAATCTCCTTCACTGCTTTTTCTATATCAAAAGTTACAGTTCCGGATTTTGGATTAGGCATTAAACCTTTCGGGCCTAATATCCTTCCTAGCCTTCCTACAACTCCCATCATGTCGGGAGTAGCTACTACCACATCATAGTCAAACCAATTTTCGTTTTGAATTTTAGCTACAAGTTCTTCTCCTCCAAAAAAGTCCGCTCCTGCTTCTTCTGCTTCTTTTAATTTTTCACCTTTAGCGAAAACTAATACTTTTTTAGTTTTTCCTGTCCCATGGGGAAGAACTACTGTTCCTCTTACCTGCTGATCAGCATGTCTTGGATCAACTCCCAATTTTATGGAAAGTTCAATGGTTTCATCAAACTTTGCTTTTGCAGTTTGTTGAACTAATTCTATAGCCTCTTTAGAATCATATAAATTAGTCCTGTCAATTATTTTTAAACTTTCTTGATAATTTTTACCTCTCTTTGGCATAATTTCCCTCCTTGTGGTATTAACGGAATCTCCTCCCACTGTTTATTCTTCTACAACTATACCCATACTTCTTGCGGTTCCTGCTACCATACTCATTGCAGTTTCAATACTTCCTGCATTTAAATCAGGCATTTTAATTTCAGCGATTTCTTTTACTTTAGCCTTGGAAATCTTAGAAACTTTCTTTTTATTTGGTTCTCCTGAACCTGATTCAATTCCTACTGCCTTCTTTAATAGTACGGAAACAGGTGGGGTCTTTGTAATAAATGTAAAAGATCTATCTTGGTAAACCGTTAGAACAACCGGAATTATCATTCCTACTTGATCTGCAGTTCTTGCATTAAACTCTTTAGTGAAAGCCATTATATTCACACCATGAGGTCCTAATGCTGTACCTACCGGCGGTGCTGGAGTTGCTTTCCCAGCAGGGATCTGAAGTTTCACTATAGCTATGACTTTCTTTGCCATAAATTAACACCTCCTTATTTCCTTCGTGGTTTGTCGGGTAAACCCTCCCACTGTTATATATCTATCTAAAAAAGCTTAATAGCTTTTATAAGCAATTTTACAATTTTTCAATTTGATCAAAATCCAATTCTACAAGAGTTTCCCTTCCAAACATCGAAATATAAACTTTGACTTTTCTCTTCTCTGCATTAATACTTTCTACAGTACCTATAAAACTTTCAAAGGGACCTGCTATAACTTTAATTGCATCCTTGATTTTTAAATCAATGTCTGATACAACTATTTCTTGTACTCCCAACGCTCTTACTTCTTTGTCTGTCAGCGGTACAGGTTTAGATCCTGGGCCTACAAATCCTGTAACTCCTCTTGTATTTCTTACAAGATACCAAGATTCATCATTTATTATCATTTTAACAATA is a genomic window of Acidilutibacter cellobiosedens containing:
- the rpsG gene encoding 30S ribosomal protein S7, with the translated sequence MPRKGYIPKKEVMPDPIYNDIIITKLINKVMLDGKKGVAQGIVYGAFDYIKEKTGEDPMEIFYKAMNNIMPVLEVKARRIGGATYQVPIEVRQDRRETLAIRWLVSYSRNRGEKTMIERLAKEIMDAANNTGSSVKKREDMHKMAEANKAFAHYRW
- the rpsL gene encoding 30S ribosomal protein S12, whose amino-acid sequence is MPTINQLIRKGREDVKYKSKSPALSVNFNSLNKRTNVVNSPQRRGVCTAVKTVTPKKPNSALRKVARVRLINGIEVTAYIPGIGHNLQEHSVVLVRGGRVKDLPGVRYHIVRGTLDTAGVDKRMQGRSKYGAKKPKK
- a CDS encoding ribosomal L7Ae/L30e/S12e/Gadd45 family protein — protein: MAANLNQNKRIVGIKQVKRALNSDKVQTVYIAKDAEQRVTSPVEILCKEKQIDIVYIDTMKELGEICNIDVNAAVAALLK
- the rpoC gene encoding DNA-directed RNA polymerase subunit beta'; this encodes MFELNNFDSIRIGLASPDKIRQWSKGEVKKPETINYRTLKPEKEGLFCEKIFGPTKDWECHCGKYKRVRYKGVVCDRCGVEVTKSKVRRERMGHIELAAPVSHIWYFKGIPSRMGLMLDMSPRALEKVLYFAAYIVVNPGDTSLSEKQLLTEVEYREALEKYGNRFKALMGAEAIEELLSKIDLDKESKELKIQLKDATGQKRIRIIRRLEVVEAFRKSGNRPEWMILEAVPVIPPDLRPMVQLDGGRFATSDLNDLYRRVINRNNRLKRLLDLGAPDIIVRNEKRMLQEAVDALIDNGRRGRPVTGPGNRPLKSLSDMLKGKQGRFRQNLLGKRVDYSGRSVIVVGPELKFYQCGLPKKMALELFKPFVMKELVEQGYAHNIKSAKRMVERVKPAVWDVLDAVIKDHPVLLNRAPTLHRLGIQAFEPVLVEGKAIKLHPLACTPYNADFDGDQMAVHVPLSTEAQAEARLLMLSVNNILAPKDGKPITIPTQDMVLGSYYLTVDNPGEKGTGKIFKDYDEMIHAYFNKDVGIHAVVKVRMRLNDEDKRGKLVESTVGRFIFNEHIPQDLGFVDRTKDKYSLELDTLVDKKKLGSIIEKCYEKHGNSVTATVLDHIKSVGFHYSTIGAISVGMDDVVVPKEKEELIAKAEAEVDKLEKSYRRGLISEEERYEKVIEVWNKTTEDVTDALMNGMDRMNNIFIMAHSGARGSKNQIRQLAGMRGLMASASGKTVEIPIKANFREGLSVLEFFISTHGSRKGLADTALRTADSGYLTRRLVDVSQDVIVREEDCGTDQYIIAKAFKDGKEVIEDLKDRITGRYSFEDILDPVTKELIVSKDEMISESTAKKIQDCGLEEVKIRSVLSCKTRHGVCAKCYGRNLATGNEVNIGESVGIVAAQSIGEPGTQLTMRTFHTGGVAGADITQGLPRVEELFEARKPKGLAQISEISGEVTINETKKKKEAVVTSKDGTTKAYSIPYGSRLKVRTGDFLEAGDEITEGSLNPHDILKIKGVVGVENYLVKEVQRVYRLQGVDINDKHIEIIVRQMLNKVKVEDSGDTDMLPGSLVNIHEFENSNNDTEKFGGKPATGKRALLGITKASLATDSFLSAASFQETTRVLTDAAIKGKEDHLIGLKENVIIGKLIPAGTGMKRYKEIEIVPTEEKVDESPNTNENMVDENIVDSQTN
- the rpoB gene encoding DNA-directed RNA polymerase subunit beta: MVSPVTYGKCERMSYSRIKEVLELPDLIEVQRSSYEWFLKEGLKEVFEDISPIQDYTGNLILEFVDYDMDEEPKYSEEEARERDVNYSIPLKVKVRLINKETGEVKEQEVFMGEFPLMTEKGTFIINGAERVVVSQLVRSPGVYFADEFDKVGKKLYSSTVIPNRGAWLEYETDSNDVIYVRIDRTRKLPITTFLRALGINSNVEIIEYLGETEQVLRTIEKDNTKSEEEALIEIYKKLRPGEPPTVESASTLLNNLFFDSKRYDLAKVGRYKFNKKLALRNRIAGRKAFENVIDFQTGEIVVGRGEMINREKAIEIENRGINKVDIMSEDERPVRVLGNNFVDIKAFNLPFSTDDIGLKGKIHYTTMKELMNNYKDPTELKQAMEEKHRELSPKHITFDDILASISYEFNLFFGIGNTDDIDHLGNRRLRSVGELLQNQFRIGLSRMERVVRERMTIQDIDVATPQALINIRPVVASIKEFFGSSQLSQFMDQTNPLAELTHKRRMSALGPGGLSRDRAGFEVRDVHHSHYGRMCPIETPEGPNIGLITSLTTYARINEYGFIEAPYRKVDSKRGVVTDEIVYLTADEEDEYIIAQSNEVLDEEGRFVNKRVIARGKMGVIDIFPSSEVNFMDVSPKQIVSVGTAMIPFLENDDANRALMGANMQRQAVPLLKTESPIIGTGIEYKAARDSGVVSIARHKGVVTKASSDEILIKRDEDGQVDRYKLLKFKRSNQGTCINQRPIVCQDERIGKGQVIADGPSTDNGEIALGKNLLVAFMTWEGYNYEDAVLVSEKLVKEDILTSIHIEEYETEARDTKLGPEEITRDIPNVGEDMLKDLDERGVIRIGAEVKSGDILVGKVTPKGETELTAEERLLRAIFGEKAREVRDTSLRVPHGETGIILDVKIFTRENGDELSPGVNQMVRVYISTKRKINVGDKMCGRHGNKGVISRILPEEDMPYLPDGTPIEVVLNPLGVPSRMNLGQVLEVHLGLAAKKLGWKVATPVFDGANEQDIIDALVKAGYPENGKILLRDGRTGEYFNNPVTVGYMYMLKLHHLVDDKIHARSTGPYSLVTQQPLGGKAQFGGQRFGEMEVWALEAYGASHTLQEILTVKSDDVVGRVKTYESIVKGENIPEPGVPESFKVLIKELQSLALDVKVLTEEDKEIEIKESTDDDVEDLDLIGEDIDENKVTEDDKIAKDEEEQDEDFDDDEDYSLDFDDDNNI
- the rplL gene encoding 50S ribosomal protein L7/L12 → MASEKVSNLIEEVKNLTVLELSELVKALEEEFGVSAAAPVAVAAAPAAGGAAPAAEEKTEFDVILSEIGAQKIKVIKVVREITGLGLKEAKDLVDGAPKPVKEGVAKDEAEQIKTKLEEVGATVELK
- the rplJ gene encoding 50S ribosomal protein L10, with translation MKEEVLQKKKEIVEEIKGKINNAKSIVIVNYRGLNVEEITQLRKNCRDSKVDYKVYKNTLMKFAFKDTGYEEFNQYLNGPNGVVFSLEDPVQAAKVTQDFAKDHDNLEIKAGILDGKIIGADDIKALATLPSKEVLISKVLGGFNAPITGFVNVLQGNIRNLVYTLNAIKEEQEKQSA